From Parasteatoda tepidariorum isolate YZ-2023 chromosome 1, CAS_Ptep_4.0, whole genome shotgun sequence, one genomic window encodes:
- the LOC107457318 gene encoding uncharacterized protein, with protein MSDKDRIKKYDYPSSETGGVRPLSIRGIFENEKYRLSEEFNDEERKWRKQWLKDQYLSATEPRPESVEWIRETRNPIRRMLSKPWQILEAKMVPVLGQAFSGNFRFIVPKLLCGLGATYYCWYYFKYNQNDWTRAYGPYMQMPKPIAFPGDDNFPMQRERFTPQDYDDRGFKIRTIFRD; from the coding sequence ATGTCAGACAAGGATAGGATAAAAAAGTACGACTATCCTTCGTCTGAGACTGGCGGTGTTAGACCCTTAAGTATCAgaggtatttttgaaaatgaaaaatatcgtCTTTCGGAGGAATTCAATGATGAAGAACGAAAATGGAGAAAGCAATGGTTGAAAGATCAGTATTTATCTGCTACTGAACCAAGACCAGAATCTGTTGAATGGATTAGAGAGACGAGAAATCCTATCCGAAGAATGCTGTCCAAGCCATGGCAAATATTGGAAGCCAAAATGGTGCCAGTATTGGGTCAAGCCTTTTCTGGTAATTTCAGATTTATAGTTCCAAAACTCTTATGTGGGCTTGGAGCTACTTATTACTGTTGGTATTATTTCAAGTATAATCAGAATGATTGGACCCGAGCATATGGACCTTATATGCAGATGCCTAAACCCATAGCGTTTCCTGGAGATGATAATTTCCCAATGCAACGAGAACGATTTACACCTCAGGATTATGATGACCGTGGCTTTAAAATTCGCACTATATTCCGTGACTGA